A stretch of Candidatus Manganitrophaceae bacterium DNA encodes these proteins:
- the speB gene encoding agmatinase has product MNQVREEKWWAGLNQPDAAAPDITIIGFPYDGAVCYRKGAAEGPDRIRRISSEIPPVLETGEILKELVIRDDGNLPFENDFVAAFPQIEEAVEARAARSFVLTLGGDHSVVIPVHRAFSRRATEKIGLVFVDAHTDLSDVFDGSPYSHACPLRRTMETERFDPKVTVLVGTRCYERAGLQFIQENGMKMYPAYEVAERGIGVIADEILKRFADLENVYLSIDIDALDPAFAPGTGIPDAGGLSTRDVITLIRRLHPLPVVGADLVEVAPPLDLSDITSFAALRIITELFGLVYRRKGQNRRFTLK; this is encoded by the coding sequence ATGAATCAGGTCAGAGAAGAAAAATGGTGGGCGGGTCTCAATCAGCCGGACGCCGCTGCGCCCGATATCACGATCATCGGGTTTCCCTATGACGGCGCCGTCTGCTACCGGAAGGGGGCGGCGGAGGGGCCCGATCGAATTCGCCGGATCTCGAGCGAAATTCCGCCGGTGCTGGAAACGGGAGAGATCTTGAAAGAGCTTGTCATTCGAGACGACGGCAACCTTCCGTTCGAAAACGATTTCGTCGCCGCCTTTCCACAGATTGAGGAAGCGGTGGAGGCGCGGGCGGCCCGGTCGTTCGTGTTGACCCTGGGAGGAGACCACTCCGTTGTGATCCCGGTCCATCGCGCCTTCAGCCGGCGGGCGACCGAGAAGATCGGTCTCGTTTTCGTCGATGCGCATACCGACCTCTCCGATGTCTTCGACGGCTCTCCCTATTCGCATGCCTGCCCGCTGCGCCGGACGATGGAGACGGAGCGGTTTGATCCGAAGGTGACGGTGTTGGTCGGCACCCGTTGTTATGAACGGGCCGGGCTGCAGTTTATTCAGGAAAACGGGATGAAGATGTACCCCGCCTACGAGGTGGCCGAGCGGGGGATCGGGGTGATCGCAGACGAGATCCTTAAGCGCTTCGCCGATCTCGAAAATGTCTACCTCTCGATCGACATCGACGCGCTCGATCCCGCCTTTGCGCCCGGCACCGGCATTCCCGATGCGGGGGGGCTCAGCACGCGCGATGTCATTACATTGATCCGACGGCTTCATCCGCTCCCGGTCGTCGGGGCCGATCTGGTGGAGGTCGCTCCACCGCTTGATCTCTCCGACATCACCAGCTTTGCGGCGCTTCGGATCATCACCGAGCTCTTCGGTCTGGTTTATCGGAGAAAGGGACAGAACAGGCGATTTACCCTGAAATAA